A stretch of DNA from Hippocampus zosterae strain Florida unplaced genomic scaffold, ASM2543408v3 HiC_scaffold_376, whole genome shotgun sequence:
GGAGTCTAGGGGAGTGAAGTCGATGGCCTGCCCGAAGGGGGGCGCAGGCTCAGGCGGGTCTGACTCCTGGACGAGCCTGTCAATGCTGTCCTGGTCGTGCCAGAAGGATGTCTGACGTGGTGGCATGATTGATTTGGGATGGGTCACATGCTCCAGATCTCGCCTGTGGTGCCGAAGGCCTCGTTGTAGATCTTCTGGCGGATCGAGCCCAGCTCCTCGCTGATCTCCTGGTTGCGGGTGCCAGTCAGCATGTAGCCCAGCTGGTAGCTGCCCAGCGTCAGCAGCAGCAGGTGCGGGAGCATGCCCCCGGCCAGCGCTCGCGGGTTCGACAGCGAGGGCAGCGCGAGGCTGTCTGCGAAGGAAAGTCGGGTGCCGCCCACCTGCTGCTGGGACTTGATGGCCAGCAGAGGGTAGATGGCTGCAAACACAGCGGTGGTGACCACTGGGCTGGTGTCGTGGTTGACTGAGTAGTGAAGGGTGCCCATCAGCAAGGCCGTGTGGATGAGCTTCGGAACAACCCCAGCCAGCAGGGACGGCGACAGTCCCCGCTAGCCGGCAACCTCCCAGAAGCTGTGGTACTTGTTGCCCAGGTCCGAGTACCAGACAGTCCGCAGGGTGTCGAGCGGGTGGGTCAGGGCCGCGAAGATAGTCCCCCAGAGCATCCACTCCAAAGTGTTTCCGCCCTTGGCGAAGACGGCAGTCGGGTACAGCCAGCCCAGGAACTGCGCGGCGTGCAGTCCGGCGCCCCTGAAGTAGCCGCGCGCCATGCCGTCGAGCATGATCGTGTTGATGACACTCGTGCTCGATCCCCCCATGAAGAACCTTTGTTTGAGCACCGGAAGGCTTTGGCCGGCAGTGCTCCAGCGCTCGAGGCCTGCTAGCAGGGTAAGACGGAGGATGTTGTCGGACGCGAGCGAAAGGGCAGAGACCGCCTCCTCGGCACGCTGGCGCAGTGTTCGGAGGGGGGCCTGCGCCTGGTGGACGTTGGCCTTGGCGGTGTTCTCGAGAAAGCCTGACCGGTTAAGACCCTTGTATTTTTGCAGGCCGCTGAAATACTCCCCTTTGAGGTAGAGTTCCAGGCGGTCCACAATGGGGTTCACGTACCGATCTTGCAGCTCCAGCATTATTAACTCTGCCGCCCGTGGCCATCGCATGATACATCCGGAGTTTCACAGAAGGACCGGGCTTGTCACCGGCGCGAAGTCGTAGTACACCTTGTACTCGCCCTCCGCTGCCACTCCGCAGTCCATCAGCCGCTTGTCGTGGGGCATCGCCTCCTCCTCACTGAACCGGTCCACGCACAGCTTTATGCCCCGCACGGCCCCCAGGTGCAGAGCGGAAATGTGCCTAACGACCTCCTCGACCCGGGTGTTGATAGGAATGTTCATCCGGAGGGTCATCTGGTCGTCGGGGACGAAGGGGGTGGCGAGGCGGATGAGCAGGTCGGCTCGAGGGTACATGGTTTCGGGGTCGTCGAAGTCGGGGATCTGGTAGACCGGGGGGTCgaactgcttcttcttcttcttcttgagcttcttcttcttggccatGGGAGTTGCTATAATAACTGTGGACAATGATAATCCTGATTGTATCCCTGGCCGGGGCAGCAGAGCACTTGGTGTTCGAGGACAACTTCGACTCCCTCAACCTCAGCAACTGGGCCCATGACATCACCATGAGCGGCGGCGGCAACTGGGAGTTCGAGCTCTACGACAACAACCGCTCCACCTCCTTCGTCAGGGACTCTGCCCTCCACATCCACCCCGTCCTCCTCGAGGACAGGATCGGAGAGGCCAAGGTGCGCGGCGGCTACCGCATGGACATGTGGGGCGGCGGAGACTCAGACCGGTGCACCGGCAACCGGTTTTACGGCTGCGAGCGGATTAGCGACGGGGCGCACATCCTCAATCCGGTCCAGTCGGCCTTGCTCAAGTCTAAGAGGGCCTTCAAGTACGGGAGGTTCGAGATCAGGGCCAAATTGCCCAAGGGAGACTGGCTCTGGCCAGCAATCTGGCTGCTTCCGAAGGAGGCCTAATACGGAGGGTGGCCCGCCAGTGGTGAGATCGACATCATGGAATCGAGGGGCAATCTCAACTACCCTAACGGAGGTGTCGAGTCTTTCTCCTCGACCCTGCACTGGGGCCCCGACTTCTTCTCGAACAGGTACGACAAGACCCATGCCGAGCACAAGCACTCGGCCCCCCTCTCTGACGACTACCACGTCTACGGACTGTACTGGGACGCCAACCAGATGTACACCTATCTGGACAACGACACCAACCGCGTGCTGTAGCTGAAGGTCAACTAGTCTTTCTGGGAGCGTGGGCAGTTTGAAGACGGTCGGGACAACCCCTGGCAGGGCGGGTCCAAGGCTGCGCCTTTCGACCAGTCCTTCTACCTGATCCTCAACCTGGCAGTGGGCGGCACCAACGGCTACTTCCCGGAAGGCGTGGGGAGCAAGCCTTGGTCCAACAACAACGAGTTCGCGTCCAGAGACTTCTACAACGCTAAGGGTCAGTGGTTCAGCACCTGGACCCAGGACTTCATGGTCGACTGGGTCAAGGTCTACCACCTCACTCCCACTCAGGGCGCAGACCAATGATCTGATCACTCAGGCCCGTAGAGGGTTGTGTCGCGGGCAGCCACTCTTTTTGCGGGTCAGCTGGCTCTCGACCTTCGAGGTCGGCTGCAGTTCGCGGCTGGCATAGCCTTGTGGCAGGGCAGGCCGGGCCAAGTCTTCGGAGGGCCTGCTCCGCTTGCTCCTGCCTGAGAAGTAGGCCCGATTTGAAAGTACTGCCTGTTCTGGCTTGCCTTAAAATTTGACGGTCTTCTTGATATTCGGGTCTGCATTCTCGCAGTTGGAGTTGTCCTCTGCAGGCTAAGGGGACGGGGGCGCAGGCTTGGCCTACTCGTCGAGGTTGAAGTTGGGGTCGACATACTGGTGGTTGCTCAGGGCCTTGCGACTGCTGCCTGCGCAAATTACCGAGGGGATGTCCCAGTTCAGCTCTGACGGCTCCTCGAGAAATCGGGACTAGCTGAACCTTGCTGCGGGTATCGGCCTCGCAATTTCATCAATGAACTTGGGGCTCTCGCTCGGCTTCTGATGCACTTTCAGCAGCTTCGCTCGATTAAACACTGGGACCGTTGGCACGCCCGACCCCTACTTGGCCAGGACGCGCAACAGCTGCACCGGCTGGACTGGCACGGGCGGCGGAGGAGGCTCGACCACCTTGAGGGTGAGCTGGGGAGTTGAGGTGCCTGCTGGGAATGGGGTGATGTACTGGGCTGTCCTTTCTCTGGGAGGACTGTGGCAGGGGGATGGTGAGCGGGCCTTGGAGAAGGTGGGGTAGGGGGAGGCGGGAGAGGGGCTGGGCGGACGAGCCCTGTCGAGCGGCCTGGAGGGGGACTTGCTCTTGTTGCGCCTGACGTTGAGCCTGGACGGACTgagcattcaaattcaaattgaactcACCTCTGCTGCAACGTCCTTAACTTGCGCAGCTCGAAGGCCTGCTCCTCGATGAGTTCGTCCTTCTCGCACAGCCGCCCCTTCAGCTCCTAGATTTCCCTCGCGAACCGCTGCACGTAGAAGTCCTGGTCCTCGAGCTGCCGCTGCCGCTCCGCCTCGTACTCCTTGAACAGCCGCTCCATCCCCCCCAGACTGT
This window harbors:
- the LOC127595054 gene encoding LOW QUALITY PROTEIN: beta-1,3-glucan-binding protein-like (The sequence of the model RefSeq protein was modified relative to this genomic sequence to represent the inferred CDS: substituted 3 bases at 3 genomic stop codons); the protein is MIILIVSLAGAAEHLVFEDNFDSLNLSNWAHDITMSGGGNWEFELYDNNRSTSFVRDSALHIHPVLLEDRIGEAKVRGGYRMDMWGGGDSDRCTGNRFYGCERISDGAHILNPVQSALLKSKRAFKYGRFEIRAKLPKGDWLWPAIWLLPKEAXYGGWPASGEIDIMESRGNLNYPNGGVESFSSTLHWGPDFFSNRYDKTHAEHKHSAPLSDDYHVYGLYWDANQMYTYLDNDTNRVLXLKVNXSFWERGQFEDGRDNPWQGGSKAAPFDQSFYLILNLAVGGTNGYFPEGVGSKPWSNNNEFASRDFYNAKGQWFSTWTQDFMVDWVKVYHLTPTQGADQ